In Methanomicrobium antiquum, one DNA window encodes the following:
- a CDS encoding GNAT family N-acetyltransferase — translation MKESNARMNLTDTGKPQTSGKKGIIPDIRELKSSEFIKANTIWTDYHETTGDPKTDRIFGVFLGSQLVSVARCRKHPDKPSISYEVDGVFTPEEFRKRGYAHLAVSALVEACHNDTLYMYSVKHLTDFYSVYGFKELPEKDLPEGVRKRYSWALGNMEGANVVPMKREATPYIE, via the coding sequence ATGAAAGAAAGCAATGCAAGAATGAACCTGACTGATACAGGAAAACCTCAGACATCTGGTAAAAAAGGAATTATCCCTGATATTAGGGAATTAAAAAGTTCTGAATTTATAAAGGCAAATACAATCTGGACTGACTATCATGAAACAACCGGAGATCCAAAAACAGATCGTATTTTTGGAGTTTTTCTTGGCAGTCAGCTAGTATCTGTTGCAAGATGCAGAAAACATCCTGACAAACCATCCATAAGCTACGAGGTTGACGGGGTATTCACTCCCGAGGAGTTTAGAAAAAGAGGCTATGCTCATCTGGCTGTCAGTGCTCTTGTGGAGGCATGCCATAATGATACCCTTTACATGTACTCAGTAAAACATCTTACTGATTTTTATAGTGTTTATGGATTTAAGGAGTTGCCTGAGAAGGATTTACCCGAAGGTGTTCGCAAGAGATACTCGTGGGCGCTTGGAAATATGGAAGGAGCAAATGTTGTACCGATGAAGAGAGAAGCTACACCGTATATTGAATGA
- a CDS encoding chemotaxis protein CheW, which yields MPEDLTDHVLLFIAGDLLCAIPLSKITFVLRMLDITQKSKTNDESSSKSNDDISREIEGFFSYHGEEIPVYSIINFFGEQVAKPSTTDNLIIIDSGSNEQFRHSSLWVRSIIGVYGREDLLTEKNHKKSEEHIKYDNNGLKIYIGDLATGVILLIEEPGRFIRYGSMGMFKNLLNMPEYEMIKNRNNIKYIKNNQSSMNYKEIVDSDTYNDSLQSKNSNELIIPKKENLKQNLAQFYTSDEKSITPKEIKKILDNRSKQIAKSQTESWEDETIDLLRFRIMYKEYAFEMKYIREVLIYDRLTPVPGVPEYISGIYALRGEIISLVDLRKFFSLPSTGITDLNIVIVLTNGQITFGILADYITDVGTIPAKKIKESDDIRYNADIRKYIKGIVDDSLIVFDAEALLLSHDMIIDD from the coding sequence ATGCCGGAAGATTTAACAGATCACGTACTATTGTTCATAGCCGGAGATCTGCTCTGCGCAATTCCTCTTTCAAAGATTACATTTGTTCTAAGAATGCTGGATATAACTCAAAAATCTAAAACTAACGATGAATCCTCATCAAAATCAAATGATGATATTTCAAGAGAGATTGAAGGCTTTTTTTCATATCATGGTGAAGAAATCCCGGTATATTCAATCATTAATTTTTTTGGAGAACAGGTAGCAAAGCCTTCAACAACTGACAACCTGATAATAATTGACAGTGGTTCAAATGAACAATTCAGGCATTCCTCATTATGGGTCAGAAGTATAATCGGAGTATATGGAAGAGAAGATTTACTAACAGAAAAAAATCATAAAAAAAGCGAAGAACACATAAAGTATGATAATAATGGTCTAAAAATATACATAGGAGATTTGGCCACAGGCGTTATACTGTTAATAGAAGAACCCGGGAGATTCATCAGATATGGAAGTATGGGAATGTTTAAAAATCTTTTAAATATGCCTGAATATGAAATGATTAAAAATAGAAATAATATCAAATATATTAAAAATAACCAATCTTCTATGAACTATAAAGAGATAGTTGATTCTGACACTTATAACGACTCTTTGCAGTCAAAAAACAGTAATGAATTAATTATCCCAAAAAAAGAAAATCTCAAACAGAATCTGGCACAGTTCTACACATCGGATGAAAAATCTATAACGCCTAAAGAGATAAAAAAAATCCTGGATAATAGAAGCAAACAGATTGCAAAAAGTCAGACAGAATCATGGGAGGATGAAACAATTGATCTTCTTCGTTTCAGAATAATGTATAAAGAATATGCATTTGAAATGAAATATATTCGGGAAGTTTTAATTTATGACAGATTAACACCTGTTCCTGGTGTTCCGGAATACATATCAGGCATTTACGCTCTAAGAGGCGAAATAATCTCTCTTGTTGATTTAAGGAAATTTTTTTCTCTTCCAAGCACAGGAATTACAGATTTAAATATTGTAATTGTTTTAACAAATGGACAAATCACTTTTGGAATACTCGCAGATTATATTACAGATGTTGGAACAATTCCTGCTAAAAAAATAAAGGAAAGTGATGATATCAGATACAACGCCGATATTAGAAAATACATAAAAGGGATAGTTGATGATTCTTTAATTGTCTTTGATGCAGAAGCTCTTCTTTTATCACATGATATGATTATTGATGATTAA
- a CDS encoding methyl-accepting chemotaxis protein, protein MADFFSNMKVGTKILVICLFLSILPSLSIGIVAYSSSSGVINEETETLLTTQVNDMKGWTNDVYKLTINKVNSDLNVLRQNFYEKGKPEIIDGKMVLTTDTGEKYVANDNFQIVDQVQDLVGGAATIFQVFNDSYAIRISTNVKDTDGSRAVGTRLTENVYDVTVNNGETYYGKRELFGVNYVTAYEPIRDINGDIIGILFVGTEEGETLAVVKDSIKNTVVGTNGFMYVVDSAGNVLVHPTMEGQNISDQIYFHDMLDNREGGFVREDEENNYFDAYVYYEPLDWFIISRADLNDFTGPIETIRNSIVIVCAIFICIGVFIAVTFGRSISEPLQQVVEMIKDLRNGHLSTRLNTRRKDEIGVMARTMDEFADDLQVNIVGNIKSIARGEYIKDFPVTDENDEIRPALKMMMQSLDHLHKETIKMTDAARAGDLSVRGNEKEFRGGYKMIIAGFNKTLESITEPVNEAMRLARYYASGDFTARFDEKIPVAGDFIAYRDALNTIGIELSRLMKLISEEIYEGVSVLSSASSDILEVTNQLSSASMQTATTVNSTSDTVELVRKKTDLVSLKTQSVSEKAMKAIEVSIDGQKSVKEILDGMNQIQRQMNQVGLNVIKLSEQSQAIGEIIATVTDISERSNLLAVNASIEAAKAGELGRGFAVVAHEIHDLAEQSKQATSKIRTILTDIQRGVSSTVVSTEQGNKSVSDAVSLAREASEAIEVLAGSIADSSKASIESASSIQEQVSGMDQISTAMVNIRDAAQKNLEITRQAEKTAEDLHELGTRLKNITEKFRV, encoded by the coding sequence ATGGCTGATTTTTTTTCAAATATGAAAGTAGGAACAAAGATTTTAGTAATCTGTCTGTTTTTATCTATTCTGCCCTCACTTTCAATAGGAATTGTTGCATACTCCAGTTCAAGCGGTGTTATCAACGAGGAAACTGAAACTCTTCTGACAACCCAGGTCAATGATATGAAAGGGTGGACCAATGATGTTTACAAACTGACAATCAATAAAGTAAATAGTGATCTAAACGTTCTAAGACAGAATTTTTATGAAAAAGGAAAACCTGAGATTATTGACGGCAAGATGGTCTTAACTACAGATACAGGTGAAAAATATGTTGCCAATGATAATTTTCAGATAGTAGATCAGGTGCAGGATCTTGTCGGGGGAGCGGCCACAATATTCCAGGTTTTCAATGACAGTTATGCAATACGAATATCAACAAATGTCAAAGATACAGATGGTTCGAGGGCTGTAGGAACACGTCTTACAGAAAATGTTTATGATGTTACTGTAAATAATGGTGAAACATATTATGGCAAAAGAGAGCTTTTTGGCGTCAACTATGTAACAGCCTATGAGCCAATTCGCGACATAAACGGAGATATAATTGGGATTTTATTTGTTGGAACAGAAGAAGGAGAAACCCTGGCAGTTGTTAAAGATAGTATAAAAAATACTGTTGTTGGAACAAACGGTTTTATGTATGTTGTTGACAGTGCCGGAAATGTTTTGGTGCACCCGACAATGGAAGGCCAGAATATCTCTGATCAAATATATTTCCATGATATGCTTGACAACAGGGAAGGAGGCTTTGTTCGTGAGGATGAAGAAAACAATTATTTTGATGCTTATGTCTATTATGAACCTCTTGACTGGTTTATAATTTCAAGAGCAGATTTAAATGATTTTACAGGGCCTATTGAAACTATTCGAAATAGTATTGTTATTGTTTGTGCAATTTTTATCTGCATAGGAGTTTTTATTGCAGTTACCTTTGGACGCTCTATTTCAGAGCCTCTTCAACAGGTTGTCGAGATGATTAAGGACTTAAGAAACGGACATTTATCCACCAGACTTAATACCCGCAGAAAGGATGAAATAGGTGTTATGGCAAGGACAATGGATGAATTTGCCGATGACCTTCAGGTGAATATTGTAGGAAATATCAAAAGCATTGCCAGGGGAGAATATATTAAAGATTTTCCTGTTACTGATGAAAATGATGAAATCCGCCCTGCACTAAAGATGATGATGCAGTCTCTTGATCACCTTCACAAAGAAACAATAAAAATGACAGATGCTGCAAGGGCAGGAGATTTATCTGTAAGAGGCAATGAAAAAGAGTTCAGAGGCGGATATAAGATGATTATTGCGGGTTTTAACAAAACTCTTGAGTCAATAACAGAACCTGTAAATGAAGCGATGCGTCTTGCAAGATATTATGCATCCGGAGATTTCACAGCAAGATTTGATGAAAAAATCCCTGTTGCCGGAGATTTTATTGCATACCGTGATGCCTTAAACACAATTGGTATTGAATTGTCACGTCTCATGAAACTTATATCAGAAGAGATTTATGAAGGTGTATCAGTCCTTTCATCTGCATCAAGTGATATTTTGGAAGTCACAAATCAGCTTTCATCTGCCAGTATGCAGACTGCAACTACTGTTAATTCAACATCAGATACAGTAGAGCTTGTAAGGAAAAAAACGGATCTGGTCAGTTTGAAAACGCAATCTGTTTCAGAAAAGGCAATGAAAGCAATAGAAGTTTCTATTGACGGCCAGAAGTCAGTAAAAGAAATCCTTGACGGAATGAATCAGATTCAAAGACAGATGAATCAGGTGGGACTCAATGTTATCAAACTCTCTGAACAGAGCCAGGCTATAGGTGAGATTATTGCAACGGTTACAGATATCTCTGAGAGATCAAATCTGCTTGCTGTGAACGCATCCATTGAAGCCGCAAAAGCTGGCGAACTTGGAAGAGGTTTTGCAGTTGTTGCTCATGAGATTCATGATCTTGCAGAACAGTCCAAACAGGCTACATCAAAGATAAGAACAATTCTTACTGATATTCAAAGAGGCGTTTCATCAACAGTTGTATCAACAGAGCAGGGCAACAAATCGGTATCTGATGCTGTATCTCTCGCCCGTGAAGCTTCCGAGGCAATCGAGGTTCTTGCAGGATCTATTGCAGATTCATCAAAAGCTTCAATTGAAAGTGCATCTTCAATACAAGAGCAGGTTTCCGGAATGGATCAAATATCTACTGCTATGGTAAATATTCGGGATGCTGCACAGAAAAATCTTGAAATCACACGTCAGGCTGAAAAAACCGCAGAAGACCTTCATGAACTTGGTACAAGACTTAAGAATATTACAGAAAAATTCCGCGTATAG
- a CDS encoding PAS domain S-box protein codes for MYFISVPDFAQGTDISKNFLKISGAFSFLFVGFLVSYLSSNLRHSENLLNDIIESLPDATFIIDKSGTVTAWNKAAEKLTNVKKSEIIGKNNYEHSLVIYGDRIPMLVDYIVSEEKGIEKQYPDYKNEDGRYSAEVRIPHFRDQSGIYLNLSSVAVKDESGKKIAGIESMRDITDIIMTESALSNTSKKLNTLSGIIRTDLSKKLAVLYGTLRLGTLRFNDPDVISFIEEVKKSADGIERQLGISRGFRAIGTKPPTWISVQNAANEAAEKVDLKKIYFKPWTERLEVFADPNFSKALYHLIDNSANLAGDVTKIIITYQLSPDGCTLIYEDNGPGIPETDKEELLKRDSDESYGRGLFLMQDIISITKISIKETGIPGKGARFELSIPSEGYRII; via the coding sequence ATGTACTTTATATCAGTACCTGATTTTGCCCAGGGGACAGATATTTCTAAAAACTTTTTGAAAATTTCAGGAGCATTTTCATTTTTATTTGTCGGATTTTTGGTTTCATACCTGTCCTCAAATCTTAGGCATTCGGAAAACCTGTTAAATGACATCATTGAATCACTTCCTGATGCAACTTTCATAATAGACAAAAGCGGAACAGTTACTGCATGGAACAAAGCCGCTGAGAAGCTTACAAATGTAAAAAAATCAGAGATTATCGGGAAAAATAACTATGAGCACTCTTTGGTAATTTACGGTGATAGAATTCCAATGCTTGTTGATTATATTGTTTCAGAAGAAAAAGGAATTGAAAAGCAGTATCCTGACTATAAAAATGAAGACGGCAGATACTCAGCAGAAGTCAGAATTCCACATTTTAGAGACCAGAGCGGTATATACCTTAATCTTTCTTCTGTGGCTGTAAAAGATGAATCGGGAAAAAAAATTGCCGGCATTGAATCTATGCGTGATATCACTGATATTATAATGACTGAATCTGCTCTAAGCAATACTTCTAAAAAGCTCAATACATTATCAGGTATTATAAGAACTGATCTTTCCAAAAAGCTTGCTGTATTATATGGCACTTTAAGGCTTGGAACTTTAAGATTTAATGATCCGGATGTTATCTCATTTATTGAGGAAGTAAAAAAATCGGCAGACGGAATTGAAAGACAACTTGGAATCTCACGCGGTTTTCGTGCTATCGGTACAAAACCTCCAACATGGATTTCAGTTCAGAATGCAGCAAATGAAGCCGCTGAGAAAGTGGATCTCAAAAAGATTTATTTCAAACCATGGACTGAAAGGCTTGAGGTTTTTGCAGACCCAAATTTTTCAAAAGCACTTTATCATTTAATTGATAACTCTGCAAACCTTGCAGGAGATGTTACAAAAATTATTATCACCTATCAGTTAAGTCCTGATGGATGTACACTTATTTATGAAGATAACGGACCAGGTATTCCTGAAACTGACAAAGAAGAACTTTTAAAGAGAGATTCTGATGAGAGTTATGGAAGAGGTCTTTTCCTGATGCAGGACATAATTTCAATTACAAAAATCTCAATTAAAGAGACAGGTATTCCGGGTAAAGGTGCCAGATTTGAACTTTCAATTCCATCTGAAGGTTATAGAATAATTTAA
- a CDS encoding hybrid sensor histidine kinase/response regulator, which translates to MTKETDDIFRKQLLETFREEAFEYLEDISQGLIVLEKSDIKKHMDIVENIYRKTHSLKGAARAVNIPQIVSICQNLENIFSAMLKDEFEADDKAFDTFYQSIKYVRSKLSENDDEGSFSGIIVELKDLSAKKKDKTENYDIFTGKNDVSDNIETDKIYDKSLKNNFSDTASKASVFEDNEKNSYKNISDNKDSFSYRTFDRNIDTYSGKTKSPDITDSKKSTVRIASEKLDRLILGSDDLLTVRLSFTQRIKELENLISGFEKWHWNDGQIFDEMYKIRELSNSSEFSGLPPLFEKSFLNVIKFLDFNREFVTDLEHHLSRHIRASELDRSELETTTSEISDLIHDAVLLPFNSMIKSFPEYIRDISKSLGKEVNLKVEGGKIEIDRRILESLKDPMMHLIRNSIDHGIEDPQERIKAGKPPSGEIKIKIYTLSGSKVGIKISDDGRGIHSNMIKLKAVETGIITDKKASQISEEEVNDLIFRSGLTTSNIITEISGRGIGLAIVADTISHLNGDIKLNTLLGKGTEFTINLPLKLATFRGLVVSACEQKFVFPKQHVKKVTNIDADLLDYNLIHQTIKLEDNKIGVIRLSDALGIKDYRGSVQKSKKRVSVVILAYGVGEIGFIVDEVMKVQEIVVRSLGTQLRHVKKISGAAILGDGIPALVLDPLELIEYVLKHVMGAEKVNKSKNYNSNPKHYAKILVVEDSVTSRQYILNMLKKRGHNVETASDGTEAFLRLKENWDFDLVVSDVDMPRMSGFTLTEKIRSESRISKIPVILITSLNSPEDKKQGLISGANAYITKDGFSEDNFISIVKNLLESNLKN; encoded by the coding sequence ATGACTAAAGAAACTGATGATATCTTCCGAAAACAACTGCTTGAGACTTTCAGGGAAGAGGCTTTTGAGTACCTTGAGGATATATCTCAGGGACTCATTGTCCTTGAAAAATCTGATATAAAAAAACATATGGATATTGTTGAAAATATCTATCGAAAGACTCACAGTTTAAAAGGTGCGGCTCGTGCTGTAAATATACCACAGATTGTATCAATATGCCAAAATCTGGAAAATATATTTTCTGCAATGTTAAAAGATGAATTTGAAGCTGATGATAAGGCCTTTGATACTTTTTATCAGTCGATAAAATATGTAAGATCAAAACTGTCAGAAAATGATGATGAAGGTTCTTTTTCAGGGATAATTGTAGAACTGAAGGATTTGTCTGCCAAAAAAAAAGATAAAACTGAAAATTATGATATTTTTACTGGAAAAAACGATGTATCTGATAATATTGAAACAGATAAAATTTATGACAAATCTTTGAAAAATAATTTTTCAGATACAGCCTCTAAAGCCTCAGTCTTTGAAGATAATGAGAAAAATTCCTATAAAAACATTTCAGATAACAAAGACTCTTTCTCTTACCGTACCTTCGACAGGAATATAGATACATATTCTGGAAAAACAAAAAGCCCGGATATAACAGATTCCAAAAAAAGTACTGTTCGTATTGCATCAGAAAAACTGGACAGGCTGATTTTAGGATCAGATGACCTTTTAACAGTAAGACTTTCTTTTACCCAGAGAATTAAAGAACTTGAAAATTTAATCTCCGGATTTGAGAAATGGCACTGGAATGACGGTCAGATATTTGATGAAATGTACAAAATACGTGAATTGTCAAATTCATCTGAATTTTCAGGTCTGCCTCCCTTATTTGAAAAAAGTTTTTTAAATGTAATAAAATTTCTGGATTTTAACAGGGAATTTGTAACTGATCTGGAACATCATTTATCAAGACATATAAGGGCTTCTGAACTTGACAGATCTGAACTTGAAACAACAACATCCGAGATTTCTGATCTAATTCATGATGCTGTTCTATTACCCTTCAATTCAATGATTAAATCATTTCCTGAATATATTCGAGATATTTCAAAGAGTCTTGGAAAAGAAGTAAATTTAAAAGTTGAAGGTGGAAAAATTGAGATTGACAGGCGTATTCTTGAATCATTAAAAGATCCCATGATGCATCTTATAAGAAACAGCATAGATCATGGAATTGAAGACCCACAGGAAAGAATTAAGGCAGGGAAACCCCCATCAGGTGAGATAAAAATAAAAATATACACTCTTTCAGGAAGCAAGGTCGGAATAAAAATATCTGATGATGGAAGGGGTATCCACAGCAATATGATTAAATTAAAAGCTGTTGAAACAGGAATCATAACTGACAAAAAAGCCTCTCAAATTTCTGAGGAAGAAGTAAATGATCTGATTTTCAGATCAGGGCTTACAACAAGTAATATAATTACAGAAATATCCGGAAGAGGAATTGGTCTTGCAATAGTTGCAGATACTATCTCCCATTTAAACGGAGACATTAAATTAAATACATTATTGGGCAAAGGGACAGAATTTACAATTAATCTGCCCTTAAAACTTGCAACTTTCAGAGGTCTTGTTGTTTCAGCATGTGAACAGAAATTTGTTTTTCCCAAACAACATGTTAAAAAAGTAACAAATATTGATGCAGACCTGCTTGACTACAATCTAATCCATCAGACAATAAAATTAGAAGATAATAAGATAGGAGTCATCAGACTCTCTGATGCTCTTGGAATTAAAGATTACAGAGGATCTGTTCAAAAAAGTAAAAAAAGAGTTTCCGTAGTAATTCTTGCGTATGGAGTCGGAGAAATAGGCTTTATTGTTGATGAGGTTATGAAAGTCCAGGAGATTGTTGTAAGAAGTCTTGGTACTCAGCTCCGTCATGTTAAAAAGATTTCAGGTGCTGCTATATTAGGAGACGGTATTCCTGCTCTTGTATTAGATCCCCTTGAATTAATAGAATATGTCTTAAAACATGTTATGGGAGCAGAGAAAGTAAATAAATCTAAAAATTATAATAGCAATCCAAAACATTATGCTAAAATTCTGGTTGTGGAGGATTCTGTAACATCAAGACAATACATCTTAAATATGCTAAAAAAAAGAGGACATAATGTTGAAACTGCCTCTGATGGAACAGAAGCATTTTTAAGATTAAAAGAAAACTGGGATTTTGACCTTGTCGTATCTGATGTGGATATGCCCAGAATGAGCGGCTTTACACTTACCGAGAAAATTAGAAGTGAAAGCCGAATCTCCAAAATTCCCGTTATTCTTATAACGTCACTTAACAGCCCTGAAGATAAAAAACAGGGATTAATCTCCGGTGCAAATGCATACATTACAAAAGATGGCTTTTCTGAAGATAATTTTATAAGCATTGTTAAAAATCTTCTCGAATCAAATTTGAAAAATTAA
- a CDS encoding hybrid sensor histidine kinase/response regulator encodes MTDNSSNKSLKILVVEDSRTQAKFLRFILEEEGCRVLITDNGSEALMEVGSFMPDAILTDIVMPEMNGYELCSKIKTSEETAHIPVILVTQLFDAEDLIKGLEAGADYFIIKPYQKEDIQKLIIDILPDIISNNENKTINPFNFSYLGKNYKINSGKNEILNILLTTYSVAVKKNSEIEEAHDRLNSLNEELKKAFSDQISLNENLSAENKERKRVENALAEANKKLQLMASITRHDLLNQLTALQGYLEITNMLWDEEPETARKNLEKAFGMITKTKNTIEFTKDYQEIGQYSPKWHSLHTLVGNSLNHINVGDIRFENDISHDIDIYADSLIEKVFSNLVDNAVRYGDKITYIRFRSEKRDGNCCIYCEDDGVGIKDNDKEKIFSYEYGMNTGFGLFLSREILGITGIKISETGKRGEGARFELLVPENSIRNSDNSQ; translated from the coding sequence ATGACCGACAATAGTTCAAATAAATCTCTGAAAATACTTGTTGTTGAAGACAGCAGGACTCAGGCAAAGTTTCTTCGGTTTATTCTTGAAGAAGAAGGATGCAGGGTGCTTATCACCGACAATGGTTCAGAAGCTTTAATGGAAGTTGGCAGTTTCATGCCAGATGCGATATTGACAGATATAGTAATGCCGGAGATGAATGGCTATGAATTATGCAGTAAAATAAAAACCTCTGAGGAGACAGCACACATACCTGTAATACTTGTAACACAGCTTTTTGATGCAGAGGATTTGATAAAAGGGCTTGAAGCCGGTGCTGACTATTTCATAATCAAACCTTATCAAAAAGAGGATATTCAAAAGTTAATAATTGATATATTACCGGATATTATCAGCAATAACGAAAATAAAACTATAAATCCATTTAATTTCAGCTATCTGGGAAAAAATTACAAGATAAATTCAGGAAAGAATGAGATCTTAAATATCCTTCTCACTACATACAGTGTTGCCGTAAAAAAGAATTCTGAGATAGAAGAAGCTCATGACAGGCTAAATTCATTGAATGAAGAACTTAAAAAAGCATTTTCAGATCAAATTTCTTTAAATGAGAATTTATCGGCTGAAAACAAAGAAAGAAAGCGGGTTGAAAATGCCCTTGCAGAAGCAAATAAAAAACTCCAGCTGATGGCAAGCATTACCCGTCATGATTTATTAAATCAGCTTACAGCTCTTCAGGGGTATCTTGAAATTACAAATATGCTGTGGGACGAAGAGCCCGAAACTGCACGTAAAAATCTTGAAAAAGCTTTTGGCATGATAACAAAAACAAAAAATACAATTGAATTTACAAAAGATTATCAGGAAATTGGCCAGTATTCACCCAAATGGCATTCACTTCACACTCTTGTTGGAAATTCTCTAAATCACATAAATGTCGGGGACATTAGATTTGAAAACGATATCTCACACGATATTGATATTTATGCAGATTCACTAATTGAGAAAGTCTTTTCAAATCTTGTAGATAATGCAGTCAGGTATGGCGATAAAATAACCTATATACGATTCAGATCAGAGAAAAGAGACGGAAATTGTTGTATATATTGTGAGGATGACGGAGTTGGAATTAAGGACAATGACAAAGAAAAAATTTTTTCATATGAATATGGTATGAATACAGGTTTTGGACTTTTCCTATCAAGAGAAATTTTAGGAATTACCGGAATTAAAATAAGTGAAACCGGTAAAAGAGGAGAAGGAGCAAGATTTGAATTACTTGTGCCGGAAAATTCTATTCGAAATTCGGATAATTCTCAATAA